One genomic segment of Marinitoga piezophila KA3 includes these proteins:
- a CDS encoding alpha-1,2-fucosyltransferase, protein MKKRATIKIFGGLGNQLFQYFFSKYLKNKYQFDIDYDFKWFLRKEFGNIKQNLLLKKLVNENFEDTQIYPLFNLRYLNRMSYPIKKFFNFFDFNYKYIFENDFEIKNIKSININKKVYFYGYWQKKEYVDSQKNIIKEIGKNLLRYAYNKNIYEEIIESNSIFIHIRRGDYLNKKNYRRFGNICTEDYYLQAIKFFLKNYYFSNLQFFIFSNDKEWSKNFIMQNFSKVQGKFKIIYGKDPLEDLALMSICKNSIIANSSFSWWGVKLNEKKEIVISPSKWINKNIKNIDLIYDSWLKINNKGEII, encoded by the coding sequence ATGAAAAAAAGAGCAACTATAAAAATTTTTGGTGGTTTAGGCAATCAATTATTTCAATATTTTTTTAGTAAATATTTAAAAAATAAATACCAGTTTGATATAGATTATGACTTTAAATGGTTTCTAAGAAAAGAATTTGGGAATATCAAACAAAATTTATTATTAAAAAAATTAGTAAATGAAAATTTTGAAGATACACAAATATATCCATTATTTAATTTAAGATATTTAAATAGAATGTCATATCCAATAAAAAAATTTTTTAATTTTTTCGATTTTAATTATAAATATATTTTTGAAAATGATTTTGAAATTAAAAATATAAAGTCCATAAATATTAATAAAAAAGTATATTTCTATGGATATTGGCAAAAAAAAGAATATGTTGATTCACAAAAAAATATAATTAAAGAAATAGGTAAAAACTTGCTTAGATATGCGTATAATAAAAATATATACGAAGAAATCATAGAATCCAATTCAATTTTTATTCATATTAGACGAGGAGATTACTTAAATAAAAAAAATTATAGAAGATTTGGTAATATTTGTACAGAAGATTATTATTTACAAGCAATAAAATTTTTCTTAAAAAATTATTATTTCAGCAATCTTCAATTTTTTATTTTTAGTAATGATAAAGAATGGAGTAAAAATTTTATAATGCAAAATTTTAGCAAAGTTCAAGGAAAATTTAAAATTATATATGGGAAAGATCCTCTTGAAGATTTAGCTTTAATGTCTATATGTAAAAATTCTATAATTGCAAATAGTTCTTTTAGTTGGTGGGGAGTAAAATTAAATGAAAAAAAAGAAATAGTAATTTCACCTTCGAAATGGATTAACAAAAATATAAAAAATATAGATTTAATTTATGATTCATGGCTTAAGATAAACAATAAAGGAGAGATCATATGA
- the gmd gene encoding GDP-mannose 4,6-dehydratase yields the protein MKTAIITGITGQDGSYLAEYLLEKGYEVHGFIRRSSSFNTKRIDHLYKDPHEKNTKLFLHYNDLTDSTNIIRLIQQIQPDEIYNLAAQSHVKVSFELPEYTANSDALGTLRILEAIHLLGLEKKVKFYQASTSELYGKVQEIPQNEKTPFYPRSPYAAAKLYAYWITVNYREAYNMFACNGILFNHESERRGETFVTRKITRAATRILVGNQKKLYLGNLSAKRDWGYAKDYVKGMWMILQQERPDDYVLATGETHEVREFCEKTFENLGIEIKWQGEGINEKGIIKKIDRNKTKEIIEKLKEKHPDLKEFEINTEHLKEGQEIIAVDPKYFRPTEVDILLGDPTKAKKQLDWKPETSFEELVKIMTEYDLGLAIKEKHRNEWIKE from the coding sequence ATGAAAACCGCAATAATAACCGGAATAACAGGACAGGATGGAAGCTATCTAGCAGAGTATTTATTAGAAAAAGGATATGAAGTGCATGGCTTTATCAGAAGATCAAGTAGTTTCAATACAAAAAGAATAGACCATTTATATAAAGACCCACATGAAAAAAATACAAAATTATTTCTTCATTATAATGACTTAACGGACTCAACAAATATAATAAGATTAATACAACAAATTCAACCAGATGAAATATATAATTTAGCAGCACAAAGTCATGTAAAAGTAAGTTTTGAATTACCAGAATATACAGCAAATTCAGATGCTCTTGGAACATTAAGAATATTAGAAGCAATACATTTACTTGGATTAGAAAAAAAAGTAAAGTTCTATCAAGCAAGTACATCTGAATTATATGGAAAAGTACAGGAAATCCCTCAAAACGAAAAAACACCTTTTTATCCAAGAAGTCCATATGCAGCAGCGAAATTATATGCATATTGGATAACAGTAAATTACAGAGAAGCATATAACATGTTTGCATGTAATGGAATACTATTTAATCATGAGTCAGAAAGAAGAGGAGAAACATTTGTAACAAGAAAAATAACAAGAGCAGCAACAAGGATATTAGTAGGAAATCAGAAAAAACTATACCTTGGTAATTTAAGTGCCAAAAGAGACTGGGGATATGCAAAAGATTATGTAAAAGGAATGTGGATGATACTACAACAAGAAAGACCAGATGATTATGTATTAGCCACAGGAGAAACACATGAAGTAAGGGAATTCTGTGAAAAAACATTTGAAAACCTTGGAATAGAAATAAAATGGCAAGGCGAAGGAATAAACGAAAAGGGAATAATCAAAAAAATAGATAGAAACAAAACAAAAGAAATAATAGAGAAACTAAAAGAAAAACATCCAGATTTAAAAGAATTTGAAATAAATACAGAACATCTAAAAGAAGGACAGGAAATAATAGCAGTAGATCCAAAATACTTCAGGCCAACAGAAGTAGATATATTACTTGGAGATCCAACAAAAGCAAAAAAACAATTAGACTGGAAACCAGAAACAAGCTTTGAAGAATTGGTAAAAATAATGACAGAATATGATTTAGGATTGGCAATAAAAGAAAAGCACAGAAACGAATGGATAAAAGAATAA
- a CDS encoding GDP-L-fucose synthase family protein has translation MEKHAKIYVAGHRGLVGSAIMKKLKEKGYTNIITRTHKELDLTDQKATKEFFEKEKPEYVFLAAAKVGGILANDTYKADFIYQNIMIAANVIEASYKYGVKKLLNLGSSCIYPKYAKQPMKEEYLLTGELEPTNEPYAIAKISAIKMVRYFNEQYGTNFMSVMPTNLYGPNDNFNLETSHVLPALIRKFYLGKQLEEENYEKIKENIKKYPLGFGLDKTIDLDNKESIIKTLKQLGITKESITLWGTGEVYREFLYVEDMADACVYLMEKIEAEEMKKISPDYFVNIGTGKDITIKELAELIKETVGYTGKIIHDTTKPDGTPRKLLDVSKLHELGWKHSVELSEGIGRVLEKIERSNK, from the coding sequence TTGGAAAAACATGCAAAAATATACGTAGCTGGTCATAGGGGATTAGTAGGATCGGCAATAATGAAAAAACTAAAAGAAAAAGGATATACAAACATAATAACAAGAACACATAAAGAATTAGATTTAACAGACCAAAAAGCTACAAAAGAATTCTTTGAAAAAGAAAAACCAGAATACGTATTCCTAGCAGCAGCAAAAGTAGGAGGGATACTTGCAAATGACACATACAAAGCAGATTTTATATATCAAAACATAATGATAGCAGCAAACGTAATAGAAGCATCATATAAATATGGAGTAAAAAAACTACTAAATCTTGGCTCATCATGTATATATCCAAAATATGCAAAACAACCAATGAAAGAAGAATATCTATTAACAGGAGAACTAGAACCAACAAACGAACCATATGCAATAGCAAAAATATCAGCAATAAAAATGGTAAGATATTTCAACGAACAATATGGAACAAACTTCATGAGCGTAATGCCAACAAATCTATATGGACCAAATGACAACTTCAACCTAGAAACATCACATGTATTACCAGCATTAATAAGAAAATTCTATTTAGGGAAACAATTAGAAGAAGAAAACTATGAAAAAATAAAAGAAAACATAAAAAAATATCCATTAGGATTTGGATTAGATAAAACAATAGATTTAGATAATAAAGAATCAATAATAAAAACATTAAAACAATTGGGAATAACAAAAGAAAGTATAACCTTATGGGGAACAGGAGAAGTATATAGAGAGTTTTTATATGTAGAAGACATGGCAGACGCATGTGTATATTTAATGGAAAAGATAGAAGCAGAAGAAATGAAAAAAATATCACCAGATTATTTCGTAAACATAGGAACAGGAAAAGATATAACAATAAAAGAATTGGCAGAGTTAATAAAAGAAACAGTAGGATACACTGGAAAAATAATCCACGACACAACAAAACCAGATGGAACACCAAGAAAGTTGCTTGATGTTTCAAAACTTCATGAATTAGGTTGGAAGCATAGTGTGGAATTAAGTGAAGGGATTGGGAGAGTTTTGGAAAAGATTGAGAGGAG